A part of Miscanthus floridulus cultivar M001 chromosome 6, ASM1932011v1, whole genome shotgun sequence genomic DNA contains:
- the LOC136460958 gene encoding uncharacterized protein: MAQPPNSIRRSLPLPDWRSGLLEDLFESIGQRLASGHDATSFRSAWSPWRVTVPFATFGPLLLRPFDPDLDHVGFYCVPKKKVLSKTLLDVRGKVACGSSCGWLALMDETTSVMLLNPFAGARAPRIELPPAGRAIKLEDMRDIFFREIVLSTPPAAAGRECVAMALLGCSTEVVFCRVGVDSTWTLLNTKLEFSVESIVHCQDKFY; encoded by the exons atggctcagcctcctAATTCCAtaagaaggtccctacctctccctgactggagatcTGGCCTGCTAGAGGATCTCTtcgagtccatcgggcagcgtctcgcgTCAGGCCATGACGCGAcgtccttccgatccgcttgGTCCCCATGGCGCGTCACCGTCCCGTTCGCGACCTTCGGGCCACTCCTACTGCGCCCGTTCGACCCCGACTTGGACCAcgtcggcttctactgcgtcccgaagaagaaggtcttgtccaagacacTGCTCGacgtgcgcggcaaggtggcgtgcggctcctcgtgtgggtggctggcgctcatggacgagACGACGTCTGTGATGCTGCTAAATCCATTCGCCGGTGCCCGTGCCCCCCGAATTGAGCTTCCGCCAGCAG gcagagccatcaagctagaagacatgagggacatattcttccgtgagatcgtgctctcgacgccgcctgccgccgccggccgtgagtgcgtggccatggccctgcttgggtgctccacggaggtcgtgTTCTgtcgggttggagtcgacagcaCATGGACGCTGCTCAACACCAAACTAGAGTTCTCCGTGGagtccatcgtccactgccaagacaagttttattga
- the LOC136460959 gene encoding uncharacterized protein yields MLDVMGVDCTHLRLVRAPFHNIMPEKQAMQLGQIDLPITFGDWFNYRTETLTFKKVGIPGTFHAILGRPCYTKFMAIPNYTYLKLKMLGPHGVITINTSFQRTYKCEVKCCGHATAIVASGELTALRMEVAGEAPDVKKSTRSF; encoded by the coding sequence ATGCTCGACGTGATGGGCGTCGACTGCACACACCTCCGCCTAGTCCGAGCACCCTTCCACAACATCATGCCCGAGAAGCAAGCCATGCAACTCGGGCAGATTGATttgcccattacctttggggattggttcaattacaggactgagaccctcacctttaaGAAGGTGGGGATCCCcggaaccttccatgccatcctgggacgtccatgctacacgaagtttatggccatccccaactatacgtacctcaagttgaagatgttgggcccccatggggtcatcactatcaacacctccttccagcgcacctACAAGTGCGAGGTCAAATGCTGTGGCCATGCCACGGCAATCGTTGCCTCTGGGGAACTCACCGCCCTCAGGATGGAGGTCGCCGGAGAAGCGCCCGATGTGAAGAAGTCAACCAGGTCATTCTAA